A portion of the Stigmatella aurantiaca DW4/3-1 genome contains these proteins:
- a CDS encoding response regulator, whose amino-acid sequence MSQSATKILPEDVGAAVQPSPAKKRVLVVDDFDDAREMYAEYLEFAGFAVETARNGAEAVEKAQEASPDIILMDLSLPVMDGWEATRLIKNDVRTRDIPVMALSGHVLAGSEHHAKEAGADEFVAKPCLPSDLEDKIRTMLKPSKAKGKR is encoded by the coding sequence ATGAGCCAGTCGGCCACCAAGATACTGCCAGAGGATGTGGGTGCAGCGGTCCAGCCCTCTCCGGCCAAGAAGCGGGTGCTCGTCGTCGATGACTTCGATGACGCGCGGGAGATGTATGCGGAGTACCTCGAGTTCGCTGGCTTCGCCGTGGAGACGGCGCGCAACGGGGCGGAGGCCGTGGAGAAGGCCCAAGAGGCCTCGCCCGACATCATCCTCATGGACCTCTCCCTGCCGGTGATGGACGGGTGGGAGGCCACGCGGCTCATCAAGAACGATGTGCGCACGCGGGACATCCCCGTGATGGCGCTCAGCGGCCATGTGCTGGCCGGCAGCGAGCACCACGCGAAGGAGGCGGGCGCCGACGAGTTCGTCGCCAAGCCGTGCCTGCCCTCGGACCTCGAGGACAAGATCCGGACGATGCTCAAGCCGAGCAAGGCGAAGGGCAAGCGCTAG
- a CDS encoding carboxypeptidase-like regulatory domain-containing protein: protein MMKKLAMAAVSLLAVGCGPSDDDGDGIADGIRDPNNVSVVVPSTPRGTVSGQVLTTQQRPLPGATVTMTIGSTPSAASATTDEGGNFTFQNVPGGAEVLLTFGKDGFSSLRATSIVPTSAGNVPINNGNASFGPVLLSELNGALKVYVFSPDGRPAAGAQGTLEVDPAGKVLFGASERTTSTVVVEATADAQGLLTFERVPRPAEMQRLQGEYRLSVAALDVNNDGVFEAGGKVVTYSGQALLESGTQRTESLPYAYLPEANLGISHSSIASLKGGSKDPIFNMVRSGEGVSIVFNQPVQPTSVIVGLTDEYSGQLLGFTKSVSGGGTVLTLQPDLPFQPGKEYNLALRAVALNGSATGATQYSNTVSFFGGDLFQPQFTTIESVQFRDVKPAVGYVNGQLDPNEQVYIHFNHVMSRYGAQTASVFFNADLDGNGAVGNAVGEVGNKVGFALLADEPLAPLVTRTPPEEPVFTITASGFTTRYSFRYTGTRPVDFASFPGGVPVVVSFSSIKDPSRNGYANAWGVSQVSDMTTALYNTGAIPPLP from the coding sequence ATGATGAAGAAGCTGGCAATGGCCGCGGTGTCCCTCCTGGCCGTAGGGTGTGGTCCGTCCGATGACGATGGGGATGGCATCGCGGATGGTATCCGGGACCCGAACAACGTCTCGGTGGTGGTGCCCTCTACGCCCCGGGGAACCGTCTCGGGCCAAGTGCTGACGACCCAGCAGCGGCCGCTGCCGGGCGCCACCGTCACGATGACGATTGGCAGCACCCCCAGTGCCGCCTCCGCCACCACGGACGAGGGGGGCAACTTCACCTTCCAGAACGTGCCGGGCGGCGCCGAGGTGCTGCTGACCTTCGGCAAGGATGGCTTCTCCTCGCTGCGCGCCACCTCCATCGTTCCCACCTCGGCGGGCAACGTCCCCATCAACAACGGCAACGCGAGCTTCGGGCCCGTGCTGTTGAGCGAGCTCAACGGCGCGTTGAAGGTCTACGTCTTCAGCCCGGATGGCCGCCCCGCCGCGGGTGCCCAGGGCACGCTGGAGGTGGACCCCGCGGGCAAGGTGCTCTTCGGCGCCTCCGAGCGGACCACCAGCACCGTGGTCGTCGAGGCGACCGCGGACGCCCAGGGCCTGCTGACCTTCGAGCGGGTGCCCCGTCCGGCCGAGATGCAGCGGTTGCAGGGCGAGTACCGGCTCTCGGTCGCCGCGCTGGACGTGAACAATGACGGCGTGTTCGAGGCCGGCGGCAAGGTGGTCACCTACTCCGGACAGGCGCTCCTGGAGAGCGGCACGCAGCGCACCGAGAGCCTGCCGTATGCCTACCTGCCGGAGGCGAACCTGGGCATCAGCCACAGCAGCATCGCCTCGCTGAAGGGCGGCTCGAAGGACCCCATCTTCAACATGGTCCGCTCAGGCGAGGGCGTCTCCATCGTCTTCAACCAGCCGGTGCAGCCCACCTCCGTCATCGTTGGCCTCACGGACGAGTACAGCGGCCAGCTGCTGGGCTTCACCAAGTCGGTGTCGGGCGGTGGCACCGTGTTGACCCTCCAGCCGGATCTGCCGTTCCAGCCGGGCAAGGAGTACAACCTCGCGCTGCGCGCGGTGGCCCTCAACGGCTCCGCCACGGGGGCCACGCAGTACAGCAACACCGTCTCCTTCTTTGGCGGGGACCTGTTCCAGCCCCAGTTCACCACCATCGAGAGCGTGCAGTTCCGCGACGTCAAGCCGGCGGTGGGCTACGTGAACGGCCAGTTGGATCCCAACGAGCAGGTGTACATCCACTTCAACCACGTGATGAGCCGCTACGGCGCCCAGACCGCGTCCGTGTTCTTCAACGCGGACCTGGATGGCAACGGCGCGGTGGGCAACGCCGTGGGCGAGGTGGGCAACAAGGTGGGCTTCGCGCTGCTGGCCGATGAGCCGCTGGCCCCCCTGGTGACGCGCACGCCCCCCGAGGAACCGGTGTTCACCATCACCGCCTCCGGGTTCACCACGCGCTACTCCTTCCGGTACACGGGCACCCGGCCGGTGGACTTCGCGAGCTTCCCCGGTGGGGTCCCCGTGGTGGTGTCCTTCAGCAGCATCAAGGATCCCTCCCGCAACGGCTATGCCAACGCCTGGGGGGTCAGCCAAGTCTCCGACATGACAACAGCCCTGTACAACACGGGCGCCATCCCGCCTTTGCCGTGA
- a CDS encoding HIT family protein has translation MSDVNEPCLGCAVVAGTTRPVGGVLARAPGLVVHGVAAPSALPGWLVISSERHVRAWYELDDEGARELGPLAARVMRAQREVLGAEHAYAFAIGDVLRHFHLHLVPRFAQTPRRLWGRGAFDATEADHLPASELEAAAQALAGALTR, from the coding sequence ATGTCCGATGTGAATGAGCCCTGTCTGGGTTGTGCCGTGGTGGCAGGCACCACCCGCCCGGTGGGCGGCGTGCTCGCCCGGGCCCCGGGGCTGGTGGTGCATGGGGTGGCGGCGCCGAGCGCGCTGCCTGGCTGGCTGGTCATCTCCAGCGAGCGGCACGTGCGCGCCTGGTACGAGCTGGACGACGAGGGCGCGCGCGAGCTGGGCCCCCTGGCCGCCCGGGTGATGCGGGCCCAGCGCGAGGTGCTCGGGGCCGAGCACGCCTATGCCTTCGCCATCGGCGACGTGCTGCGTCACTTCCACCTGCACCTGGTGCCCCGCTTCGCGCAGACCCCCCGGCGGCTCTGGGGCCGCGGCGCCTTTGACGCCACCGAGGCCGACCACCTCCCCGCAAGCGAGCTGGAGGCCGCGGCCCAGGCGCTCGCCGGGGCCCTGACGCGCTGA
- a CDS encoding class I SAM-dependent methyltransferase, which yields MRWPLAVTTSDRVDPALAERAQRAAQDVGVPYVTRHHKLPLKNLLADTAQALVVFEASAVALVDAQGVLRFSPGLGHLRVKQLDAGVLEDMLVRIAGLREGERVLDCTLGLGADAQVAARLVGPSGTLTALEKSPALYLLARHGLEGLPRHPGACPIQVVHADADTYLRTLPDQAFDVVLFDPMFERKRKSSHAFEMLRRHADYTPLTRATLAEAQRVARRAVVLKGSRYSSDFPKLGVQHEPVRPNGTILWAKLPGGLTAPGSE from the coding sequence ATGCGGTGGCCTCTGGCCGTCACCACCTCCGACCGGGTGGACCCGGCCCTCGCGGAACGGGCCCAGAGGGCGGCCCAGGACGTGGGGGTGCCGTATGTGACACGGCACCACAAGCTGCCGCTGAAGAACCTGCTGGCGGACACCGCCCAGGCCCTGGTCGTCTTCGAGGCCTCGGCGGTGGCGCTCGTGGATGCCCAAGGCGTGCTGCGCTTCTCCCCCGGCCTGGGCCACCTGCGGGTGAAGCAGCTCGACGCGGGCGTCCTGGAGGACATGCTCGTGCGCATCGCGGGGCTGCGCGAGGGCGAACGCGTCCTGGACTGCACGCTGGGGCTGGGCGCCGATGCCCAGGTGGCCGCGCGCCTCGTCGGGCCCTCCGGCACGCTCACCGCGCTGGAGAAGAGCCCCGCGCTCTACCTCCTCGCCCGGCATGGGCTCGAGGGCCTTCCTCGCCACCCGGGCGCCTGCCCCATTCAGGTGGTGCACGCCGACGCGGATACCTACCTGCGGACCCTGCCAGACCAGGCCTTTGACGTCGTGCTGTTCGACCCGATGTTCGAGCGCAAGCGTAAGTCCTCCCACGCCTTCGAGATGCTCCGCCGCCACGCGGACTACACGCCCCTCACGCGAGCGACGCTGGCCGAGGCCCAGCGCGTGGCCCGGCGCGCGGTGGTGCTCAAGGGCTCGCGCTACTCCAGCGACTTTCCGAAGCTCGGCGTCCAGCACGAGCCCGTCCGGCCCAATGGCACCATCCTCTGGGCGAAGCTGCCCGGCGGCCTCACCGCCCCCGGCTCAGAATGA
- a CDS encoding SDR family NAD(P)-dependent oxidoreductase: MGPPPEAPLAIVTGASRGIGAAIAEVLARNAFRVALVARDGEALSTLEKTLAAAGAQAWPFVCDVSDEAAVAAMLGQVEARLGTPGVLVNNAGLGGPFHRADEVPKEEWDALFGVNVDGLHHLCRWALPRMKARGFGRIINIASLMGLFGGARSSTYAATKHAVVGYSKAVAAEWGAYGITCNAICPGYIDTEMLAKADPQVRTDLLKRIPAGRFGTSGEIAQLVAFLAGPSGGYINGSALVIDGGLSSHVASGLPSF, encoded by the coding sequence ATGGGGCCGCCCCCGGAGGCCCCGCTCGCGATCGTCACCGGGGCCAGCCGCGGCATCGGCGCGGCGATCGCGGAGGTGCTCGCGCGAAACGCCTTCCGGGTGGCCCTGGTGGCGCGGGATGGGGAGGCCCTGTCCACGCTTGAGAAGACGTTGGCCGCCGCGGGAGCCCAGGCGTGGCCGTTTGTCTGTGATGTCTCGGACGAGGCCGCGGTGGCGGCGATGCTGGGTCAGGTGGAGGCGCGCCTGGGGACGCCCGGGGTGCTCGTGAACAACGCCGGCCTCGGAGGCCCTTTCCATCGCGCGGACGAGGTTCCCAAGGAGGAGTGGGACGCCTTGTTCGGGGTGAACGTGGATGGCCTTCACCACCTCTGCCGGTGGGCCTTGCCCCGCATGAAGGCGCGCGGGTTCGGGCGGATCATCAACATCGCCTCCCTCATGGGGCTGTTTGGGGGCGCGCGCTCCTCGACCTACGCGGCCACCAAGCACGCGGTCGTGGGCTACTCCAAGGCCGTCGCCGCCGAGTGGGGCGCCTATGGCATCACCTGCAACGCCATCTGCCCCGGCTACATCGACACGGAGATGCTGGCGAAGGCGGATCCCCAGGTCAGGACGGACTTGCTGAAGCGGATTCCCGCGGGGCGGTTTGGGACCTCCGGGGAGATCGCCCAACTGGTGGCCTTCCTGGCGGGGCCTTCCGGGGGCTACATCAATGGCAGCGCGCTGGTGATTGACGGCGGCCTGTCCTCGCACGTGGCGAGCGGCCTGCCTTCATTCTGA
- a CDS encoding SDR family oxidoreductase, which produces MAARNAIVVGGTGDIGTAVIRRLRAEGVHTVCASNDVSQDTADTRRVDITDEASVAAMFEQVEKELGPIGLLVNCAGIGIFTPIQETSIQDWRKTLDVNLTGAFLCSREAFKRMKAQGGGRIIHIGSVSDHLALPMNAAYAASKHGVRGLTGILNEEGKAYSVRATLISLGAVYTSIWHSRPEFSPDDMLPLEEVAQSIWEIARKPLNVRVDEIRLLPPKGVL; this is translated from the coding sequence ATGGCTGCCCGGAATGCGATCGTCGTTGGCGGGACCGGAGACATTGGCACGGCGGTCATCCGCAGGCTGAGGGCCGAGGGCGTGCACACGGTGTGCGCCTCGAATGACGTCTCGCAGGACACGGCGGACACGCGCCGGGTGGACATCACGGATGAGGCCTCCGTGGCGGCGATGTTCGAGCAGGTGGAGAAGGAGCTGGGCCCCATCGGCCTGCTGGTCAACTGCGCGGGGATTGGCATCTTCACGCCGATCCAGGAGACGTCCATCCAGGATTGGCGCAAGACGCTCGACGTGAACCTGACGGGCGCCTTCCTGTGCTCGCGCGAGGCGTTCAAGCGGATGAAGGCCCAGGGCGGAGGGCGGATCATCCACATCGGCTCGGTGAGTGACCACCTCGCCCTGCCCATGAATGCGGCCTATGCCGCGTCCAAGCACGGGGTCCGGGGGCTGACGGGCATCCTGAACGAGGAGGGGAAGGCCTACTCCGTCCGGGCCACGCTCATCTCGCTGGGGGCTGTCTACACCTCCATCTGGCACTCGCGCCCGGAGTTCAGTCCGGACGACATGCTGCCCTTGGAGGAAGTGGCCCAGAGCATCTGGGAGATTGCCCGCAAGCCCCTGAACGTGCGCGTCGATGAGATCCGGCTGCTTCCCCCCAAGGGCGTGCTCTGA
- a CDS encoding Coq4 family protein yields the protein MSDTSVELARGLTRRQATLAEVIPALSPTGGLAASDAALLAVPGFARLHAERWDPPLPEPEALAALPEGSLGNAYARYMAHYRLFPDFFPIQPRLGADATPTQYAVHRLNKGHDFLHVLGAYETSDADEVAVQSFALGVAPVALALFLAEASAHPDIAQGRYKHLRDIYSGQIQAEDFERGVTAAALLGARFEALLEVPLEEVRRQLGISARAPAFLGRGGVNSCGGFTSLPFFPPVPGAAG from the coding sequence GTGTCTGACACTTCAGTGGAGCTTGCGCGGGGCCTGACACGGCGCCAGGCCACCCTGGCGGAGGTCATCCCCGCGCTGTCCCCGACGGGGGGCCTGGCGGCCAGCGATGCCGCCCTGCTCGCGGTGCCGGGCTTCGCTCGGCTGCACGCCGAGCGCTGGGATCCGCCGCTTCCAGAGCCCGAGGCGCTCGCGGCGTTGCCGGAGGGCTCGCTCGGCAACGCCTATGCGCGCTACATGGCGCACTACCGGCTGTTCCCGGACTTCTTTCCCATCCAGCCGCGCCTCGGCGCGGACGCAACGCCCACGCAGTACGCCGTTCACCGGCTCAACAAGGGCCATGACTTCCTTCACGTGCTGGGCGCCTATGAGACGTCGGACGCGGACGAGGTCGCCGTGCAGTCGTTCGCGCTCGGCGTGGCGCCCGTGGCGTTGGCCCTCTTCCTGGCGGAGGCGTCCGCGCACCCGGACATCGCGCAGGGGCGCTACAAGCACCTGCGCGACATCTATTCGGGGCAGATCCAGGCGGAGGACTTCGAGCGGGGCGTGACGGCCGCGGCCTTGCTGGGGGCGCGGTTCGAAGCCCTGCTGGAGGTGCCGCTGGAGGAGGTGCGGCGGCAGCTCGGCATCTCCGCGCGGGCGCCGGCGTTCCTGGGGCGAGGCGGGGTGAATTCCTGCGGCGGCTTCACCTCCTTGCCGTTCTTCCCCCCCGTTCCCGGCGCGGCCGGGTGA
- a CDS encoding TonB-dependent receptor domain-containing protein: protein MIWFRPAVLLLLPLLLLPSLALANNTADEADVAFELGNEAYARGNYNEALSAYFTSYRLVPNRNVLFNIARCYEAQNRLNEAYRYYDDLSNEALSSDDAAEVRRSLERLRPRVALVRVTTIPEGAEVYIDRTDLGSRGRSPQTLALPPGRHKVMVKKEGYQPAEATVYLARGKPVSQEIELTLITGLVELTGTPEGAEVRNAPDGPVLTEVPGRLRLPPGQHLLYVRAPGHAPAQLVAEVTADATVKVPVALRTQEKPTGRLVVTANRDNASVRVDGQPVGFTPTVLTLPEGEHTLEVESLEVRPLRKQVTVVAEQEVKVHAELRYIPPPVRAASKGLLSVDEAPASTTVLSQEELRAFGWRTLAEALSGVRGFFLVDDRNYTHVGVRGFSPPGDLNTRLLILWDGHALNDVWAGQGYAAHDLSVDLEEVERIEVVRGPGSALYGTGAFFAVINVVPRESLGTRRAELTGAVGALGTTRVHATSGWDNGTGRSVLFSAAGMHARGADTTPLGTGVRVVGLDGERAGTASLRARLGHLTLMAQLHGRRKDIPTGASHTVIGAEGTQVQDVRGFAEARYERPLGARVSLSLRGSLDLSRYRGYWMYDEGVEGSPLTRDTDAGQAEWLSAEARVLLNLFAGNDLTLGLEGQHQLRIEQEVFGGEGLMPLNKRTLLSLYLLDEWRLHPRLSLSVGIRVDRYSDLDTTPFTPRLAFIGRPYAVGLTKLVVGRAFRAPNAYELFYEDRLVTQRPALQLDPETITTFELEHSHDLTDELRLTLAGYHNRISNLVTLELEQLGTPQCGAPTGTEQCLVYRNTSGETLAWGAEAGIHWQPGRYLLVDLSYSYVTLHNASDEVQSVSPAHIASGRLLLPLSGGELRLATQATYQSARKSSATGPSVGEAVLVSFGVSGDLARFRYFAGVQNLLDERYALPVSNEISTEPVPQYGRTFTLQLTGAF from the coding sequence ATGATCTGGTTTCGGCCCGCCGTCCTCCTCTTGCTGCCGCTGCTGCTCCTTCCTTCGCTCGCGCTGGCCAACAACACCGCCGATGAGGCGGATGTCGCCTTCGAACTGGGAAACGAGGCCTATGCCCGGGGCAACTACAACGAGGCTCTGAGCGCCTACTTCACCAGCTACCGCCTGGTGCCCAACCGCAACGTCCTCTTCAACATCGCCCGCTGTTACGAGGCCCAGAACCGGCTCAACGAGGCCTACCGCTACTACGACGACCTCTCCAACGAGGCGCTCTCCAGCGACGATGCCGCCGAGGTCCGGCGCTCCCTGGAGCGGCTGCGTCCCCGGGTCGCCCTGGTGCGCGTCACCACGATTCCCGAGGGCGCCGAGGTCTACATCGACCGCACGGACCTGGGCAGCCGGGGCCGCTCCCCCCAGACGCTCGCGCTGCCCCCAGGGCGCCACAAGGTCATGGTGAAAAAGGAGGGCTACCAGCCCGCCGAGGCCACCGTGTACCTGGCGCGCGGCAAGCCCGTGTCCCAGGAGATCGAACTCACCCTCATCACCGGCCTGGTGGAGCTGACCGGAACCCCCGAGGGCGCCGAGGTGCGCAACGCGCCGGACGGCCCCGTGCTGACCGAGGTGCCCGGCCGCCTGCGCCTGCCGCCGGGCCAGCACCTGCTCTACGTCCGCGCGCCGGGGCATGCGCCCGCGCAGCTCGTCGCCGAGGTGACCGCCGATGCCACCGTGAAGGTGCCGGTGGCGCTGCGCACCCAGGAGAAGCCCACCGGGCGCCTCGTCGTCACCGCCAACCGCGACAACGCCAGCGTGCGCGTGGATGGACAGCCCGTGGGCTTCACCCCCACGGTGCTCACCCTGCCCGAGGGCGAGCACACGCTGGAGGTCGAGAGCCTCGAGGTGCGCCCCCTGCGCAAGCAGGTGACCGTGGTGGCCGAGCAGGAAGTCAAAGTCCACGCCGAATTGCGCTACATCCCCCCGCCGGTGCGCGCTGCCTCCAAGGGCCTTCTCTCCGTGGACGAGGCCCCCGCCTCCACCACGGTGCTCTCCCAGGAGGAGCTGCGCGCCTTCGGCTGGCGCACCCTGGCCGAGGCCCTGTCCGGGGTGCGCGGCTTCTTCCTCGTGGATGACCGCAACTACACCCACGTGGGCGTGCGCGGCTTCTCCCCGCCCGGAGACCTCAACACCCGCCTGCTCATCCTCTGGGATGGCCACGCCCTGAACGACGTCTGGGCCGGCCAGGGCTATGCGGCGCACGACCTCTCGGTGGACCTGGAAGAGGTGGAGCGCATCGAGGTGGTGCGCGGCCCGGGCAGCGCCCTGTACGGCACGGGCGCCTTCTTCGCCGTCATCAACGTGGTGCCGCGCGAGTCGCTGGGCACGCGGCGCGCGGAGCTGACCGGGGCGGTGGGGGCGCTGGGCACCACGCGCGTGCACGCCACCTCGGGGTGGGACAACGGCACGGGCCGCTCGGTGCTCTTCTCCGCCGCGGGAATGCACGCCCGGGGCGCGGACACCACGCCGCTCGGGACGGGCGTCCGCGTGGTGGGGCTCGACGGAGAGCGGGCCGGCACCGCCTCCCTGCGCGCGCGCCTGGGCCACCTCACCCTCATGGCCCAGCTCCACGGCCGCCGGAAGGACATCCCCACCGGCGCCTCCCACACGGTGATCGGCGCCGAGGGCACCCAGGTCCAGGACGTGCGCGGCTTCGCCGAGGCCCGGTACGAGCGCCCCCTGGGAGCGCGCGTCAGCCTCTCGCTCCGCGGCTCGCTCGACCTGAGCCGGTACCGGGGCTACTGGATGTATGACGAGGGCGTCGAGGGCTCGCCGCTGACCCGGGACACCGACGCCGGCCAGGCCGAGTGGCTCTCGGCCGAGGCCCGGGTGCTGCTGAACCTGTTCGCGGGCAACGACCTCACGCTGGGCCTGGAGGGCCAGCACCAGTTGCGCATCGAGCAGGAGGTCTTCGGCGGCGAGGGGCTCATGCCCTTGAACAAGCGCACCCTGCTGTCGCTCTACCTCTTGGACGAGTGGCGGCTGCACCCGCGGCTCAGCCTGTCGGTGGGCATCCGCGTGGACCGGTACTCGGACCTGGACACCACCCCTTTCACCCCCCGGCTGGCCTTCATCGGGCGCCCCTACGCGGTGGGCCTCACCAAGCTCGTCGTGGGCCGCGCCTTCCGCGCCCCCAACGCCTATGAGCTGTTCTACGAGGACCGGCTCGTCACCCAGCGGCCCGCGCTCCAGCTGGACCCGGAGACCATCACCACCTTCGAGCTGGAGCACTCGCACGACCTGACGGATGAGCTGCGGCTGACGCTCGCGGGCTACCACAACCGCATCTCCAACCTGGTGACGCTGGAGCTGGAGCAGTTGGGCACGCCCCAGTGCGGCGCGCCCACCGGCACCGAGCAGTGCCTCGTCTACCGCAACACCTCCGGCGAGACGCTCGCCTGGGGCGCCGAGGCTGGCATCCACTGGCAGCCGGGCCGCTACCTCCTGGTGGACCTGAGCTACTCCTACGTGACGTTGCACAATGCCTCGGACGAGGTGCAATCCGTCTCCCCGGCCCACATCGCCTCGGGACGCCTGCTGCTGCCCTTGAGCGGCGGGGAGCTGCGGCTGGCCACCCAGGCCACCTACCAGAGCGCACGCAAGAGCAGCGCCACGGGCCCCAGCGTGGGCGAGGCCGTGCTCGTCAGCTTCGGTGTCTCCGGGGACCTGGCCCGCTTCCGCTACTTCGCCGGCGTGCAGAACCTGCTGGATGAGCGGTACGCGCTTCCAGTGAGCAACGAAATCTCCACGGAGCCGGTGCCCCAGTACGGCCGGACCTTCACCCTTCAGCTCACGGGAGCCTTCTGA
- a CDS encoding NUDIX hydrolase, which produces MHAPLEARKVAQQLTNALTRVAYRGAYSLAMAYWFVRRPEGSGVLVGIWCGQRVLLLQNSYKRLFSMPGGGAHRGESVPETGARELREEVGLTVDPSSLRHAFEVVVWEEFKRDHVFFVELDVETEPPLTLDQREVVWADFIDVRDALRLPLSAHVRAYLTDAVRRRPRTPP; this is translated from the coding sequence ATGCACGCCCCCCTGGAAGCCCGGAAGGTGGCCCAGCAGCTCACCAACGCCCTGACCCGGGTGGCCTACCGAGGGGCCTACTCGCTGGCCATGGCGTACTGGTTCGTGCGCCGCCCCGAGGGCAGCGGCGTCCTCGTGGGCATCTGGTGTGGCCAGCGCGTCCTGTTGCTCCAGAACTCGTACAAGCGCCTGTTCAGCATGCCGGGAGGCGGCGCCCACCGGGGCGAGTCCGTGCCCGAAACGGGGGCGCGCGAGCTGCGCGAAGAGGTCGGCCTCACCGTGGACCCCTCCTCCCTGCGCCACGCCTTCGAGGTGGTGGTGTGGGAGGAGTTCAAGCGGGACCATGTCTTTTTCGTGGAACTGGACGTGGAGACTGAACCTCCGCTCACCCTCGACCAACGCGAGGTGGTTTGGGCAGACTTCATCGATGTCCGGGACGCGCTGCGGCTGCCTTTGTCCGCCCACGTCCGTGCCTACCTCACCGACGCCGTGCGAAGACGGCCCCGTACTCCGCCCTGA
- a CDS encoding GNAT family N-acetyltransferase: MRPPASPPSLDALALSFISPGHPLYEEELELRFRVLREPLGFPRSAVAFPFEQESLHLVAHQGGTVAGCVLFHPESPSEGRLFQMAVLPALQGLGLGARLVSGLEAELPRRGIVSVHLHARAHVVPFYERLGYATYGEPFTEVNIPHRHMRKSLPSSILGGLEK; this comes from the coding sequence ATGCGCCCTCCCGCTTCTCCTCCTTCCTTGGATGCCCTCGCGCTGAGCTTCATCTCCCCCGGGCATCCTCTTTATGAGGAGGAACTGGAGCTGCGCTTCCGCGTGCTGCGCGAGCCGCTGGGCTTCCCACGCTCCGCGGTGGCCTTTCCCTTCGAGCAGGAGAGCCTCCACCTGGTGGCTCACCAGGGAGGCACCGTGGCGGGATGCGTCCTGTTTCACCCCGAGAGCCCTTCTGAAGGCCGCCTCTTCCAGATGGCCGTCTTGCCTGCCCTCCAAGGGCTCGGGCTGGGGGCGCGCCTGGTCTCCGGACTCGAGGCGGAGCTGCCGCGGCGCGGCATCGTCTCTGTGCACCTCCATGCACGCGCCCACGTGGTCCCCTTCTATGAGCGCCTGGGCTACGCCACCTACGGAGAGCCCTTCACGGAAGTGAACATTCCCCATCGGCACATGCGCAAGTCGCTGCCTTCCTCTATCCTCGGCGGCCTGGAGAAGTGA
- a CDS encoding WecB/TagA/CpsF family glycosyltransferase, producing the protein MTGTPERELATRARDFLELHERIHRVPDARAQEALLEELQRPSRPFIVSFVNAHAANLGWNTPAMLESLLRSDLLLRDGIGVKLGLQAFGQPPGLNMNGTDFIPRIARAYRGRRAALFGTKSPWLDTARRKLEDEGLVVVACHDGFAPPETYLALAAETKPELILLAMGMPKQEDIAVRLRERLSHPVLIVNGGAILDFLGGKVTRAPTALRTLGLEWMYRLYLEPQRLARRYLLGIPVFFSHVAVTRLVDPQTSKGQKGSI; encoded by the coding sequence ATGACGGGCACCCCAGAGCGTGAGCTGGCGACGCGCGCACGAGACTTTCTCGAGCTGCACGAGCGCATTCACCGCGTCCCCGATGCGCGTGCGCAGGAGGCGCTGCTCGAAGAGCTCCAGCGCCCCTCCCGGCCCTTCATCGTCTCCTTCGTCAACGCGCACGCGGCCAACCTGGGGTGGAACACGCCGGCCATGCTGGAGAGCCTGCTGCGCTCGGATCTGCTGCTGCGCGACGGCATCGGCGTGAAGCTGGGGCTCCAGGCCTTCGGGCAGCCGCCCGGGTTGAACATGAACGGCACCGACTTCATCCCGCGCATTGCCCGCGCCTACCGGGGCCGCCGCGCCGCGCTCTTCGGCACGAAGTCCCCGTGGCTGGACACCGCGCGGCGCAAGCTCGAGGACGAGGGGCTCGTCGTCGTCGCCTGCCACGATGGCTTCGCCCCGCCGGAGACGTACCTGGCGCTGGCCGCCGAGACAAAACCGGAGCTCATCCTGCTCGCCATGGGCATGCCCAAGCAGGAGGACATCGCCGTGCGCCTGCGCGAGCGCCTCTCGCACCCGGTGCTCATCGTCAATGGGGGCGCCATCCTCGACTTCTTGGGGGGCAAGGTGACCCGGGCCCCCACCGCGCTCCGCACGCTCGGCCTGGAGTGGATGTACCGCCTCTACTTGGAGCCGCAAAGGCTCGCCCGCCGGTATCTCCTCGGAATACCGGTATTTTTTTCTCATGTGGCCGTCACCCGGTTGGTTGATCCCCAAACGTCCAAGGGCCAGAAAGGGTCCATCTGA